The sequence AGCGCGGCAATTCGCGAAACATTGGGCTGGTTCACACGCCTAAATACTCAGACTCATGCCCGAACTGAATCGCCCTGTTACTGAGGTCGCCGCAGGGATCTTGTTAGATCAGGATGGTCGATATCTACTAGGTCAGCGTCCAGCCGGTAAGCCCTATGTAGGATATTGGGAGGTCCCAGGCGGGAAAATGGAGGCTGGCGAAACAGTCTTTGAGGCACTTCAGCGAGAGCTGCAAGAAGAGCTCGGAATTCTGATTGACTCCTGCGAAGAGATCATGGTTTTGGAACATGATTATCCCCATGCTTACGTCAGACTTCACGTTAATATCATTCGGAGTTGGCAGGGTGAGCCAAGAGGTTGCGAGGGACAGCAGCTATCCTGGCAGGAATTGCTAGCTGACAAGCCCAGCGTTG comes from Polynucleobacter paneuropaeus and encodes:
- a CDS encoding NUDIX domain-containing protein, giving the protein MPELNRPVTEVAAGILLDQDGRYLLGQRPAGKPYVGYWEVPGGKMEAGETVFEALQRELQEELGILIDSCEEIMVLEHDYPHAYVRLHVNIIRSWQGEPRGCEGQQLSWQELLADKPSVEPLLPAAWPMLEKLKLILN